One window of Pseudomonas sp. ML2-2023-3 genomic DNA carries:
- a CDS encoding fatty acid cis/trans isomerase, with amino-acid sequence MFFRLLASAVTLVACSTALAQAPLVSPVISYTRDIQPILTEKCVACHACNDAACQLNLGSAEGATRGASKVPVYKGDRVDAVAPTRIFFDADGPQEWRLKGFYPVVDAQGAQASLMARMLELGHSTPLTPNAKLPEEIVLGINRENVCPAPGEFDAYAQRHPKEGMPLAVTGLTNQQYHTVQTWLAQGAKVDQHAIKPTAVEAAQISEWEELLNRPGSTEALVARWLYEHLFLAHTYFDNGVPGHFFQWVRSRTPSGQPVDLIATRRPNDDPGTTFYYRLIPVQGVIVHKTHIIYPMGEHKLARVKELFYSGDWHATSLPGYGPRGRANPFEVFEAIPAVARYQFMLDNAEYFVRTFIRGPVCRGQIATDVIRDNFWTVFQEPAHDRYVTDAAYRGEATPLLAMPGQIDDVGSVISLWHRYRNKRNDYEKLRQQAYADMPPPSWSTLWAGNDNALLTVFRHFDSASVSKGLIGEIPQTLWLFDYPLLERTYYQLAVNFDVFGNVSHQAQTRLYFDLIRNGAEVNFLRLMPADARSGILSSWYQNSGKLKMWMDYQKIDTGTPSGMKLDPADPKRDFALKLIERAGTLNARPDPINRCVGAYCSRPDIPQEFKYAEQALSRLTSRPAAGLSVISQLPEASMLRIEGRDGKREMYSMLRNRAHTNVAFMLGEEYRLEPGLDTLAIYPGVLSSYPNFMFNIPTGQVEAFVEAMEQCKDQETFDTIVERWGIRRSHPQFWQYFHDIGQYISETDPVEAGVLDMNRYENL; translated from the coding sequence ATGTTTTTTCGCCTACTCGCCAGCGCCGTGACGCTGGTGGCGTGCAGTACAGCGTTGGCACAGGCCCCGTTGGTTAGTCCGGTCATTTCCTACACCAGGGATATTCAGCCGATCCTCACCGAAAAGTGCGTTGCCTGCCACGCGTGCAACGACGCAGCCTGCCAGTTGAACCTGGGCAGCGCGGAGGGTGCGACCCGCGGTGCCAGCAAGGTGCCGGTCTATAAAGGAGATCGTGTCGATGCCGTTGCCCCGACGCGGATTTTCTTCGATGCCGATGGCCCGCAGGAGTGGAGGCTTAAAGGGTTCTACCCGGTAGTCGATGCCCAGGGCGCGCAGGCGTCCTTGATGGCGCGCATGCTGGAGCTGGGCCACAGCACCCCGTTGACCCCAAATGCCAAATTGCCCGAGGAAATTGTCCTGGGCATCAACCGCGAAAACGTCTGTCCGGCGCCGGGGGAGTTCGACGCTTACGCCCAACGCCATCCAAAAGAAGGCATGCCGCTGGCCGTGACCGGATTGACCAACCAGCAATACCACACCGTACAAACCTGGCTGGCCCAGGGCGCGAAGGTTGACCAGCACGCAATCAAGCCGACTGCGGTCGAAGCGGCACAGATCAGCGAATGGGAAGAATTGCTCAACCGTCCAGGTTCAACCGAAGCCCTGGTGGCGCGCTGGTTGTACGAGCATTTGTTTCTGGCCCATACCTACTTCGACAACGGCGTGCCAGGGCACTTCTTCCAGTGGGTGCGTTCGCGCACCCCAAGCGGTCAGCCGGTTGACCTGATTGCTACCCGCCGCCCGAACGACGACCCCGGCACCACGTTTTACTATCGGTTGATACCCGTTCAGGGCGTGATCGTGCACAAAACCCATATCATCTATCCGATGGGCGAGCACAAGCTGGCGCGGGTCAAAGAGCTGTTCTACAGCGGTGACTGGCATGCCACCAGCTTGCCGGGCTACGGGCCTCGAGGTCGGGCCAACCCGTTCGAAGTCTTTGAAGCGATTCCGGCGGTGGCGCGTTACCAGTTCATGCTCGACAACGCCGAGTATTTCGTACGCACCTTTATTCGTGGGCCGGTGTGCCGTGGGCAGATTGCGACTGACGTGATTCGCGACAACTTCTGGACCGTGTTCCAGGAGCCTGCCCATGACCGCTATGTCACCGACGCCGCCTATCGTGGCGAAGCGACGCCGTTGCTGGCAATGCCCGGCCAGATCGACGACGTTGGCAGTGTTATTTCGTTGTGGCACCGCTATCGCAACAAGCGCAATGACTATGAGAAGTTGCGCCAGCAAGCCTATGCCGACATGCCGCCACCGAGCTGGTCGACCCTGTGGGCAGGCAACGACAACGCCTTGTTGACCGTTTTCCGTCACTTCGACAGCGCCAGTGTCAGCAAGGGCCTGATCGGCGAAATCCCGCAAACCCTGTGGCTGTTCGACTACCCGTTGCTGGAGCGCACCTACTACCAGTTGGCGGTCAACTTCGATGTGTTCGGCAACGTTTCCCATCAGGCCCAGACACGCTTGTACTTTGACTTGATCCGCAACGGCGCCGAGGTCAACTTCCTGCGCTTGATGCCGGCCGACGCCCGTTCGGGCATCTTGAGCAGCTGGTATCAGAACAGCGGCAAGCTGAAGATGTGGATGGACTACCAGAAGATCGACACCGGCACGCCGAGCGGCATGAAGCTCGATCCGGCCGACCCCAAGCGTGACTTTGCGCTCAAGCTGATTGAACGCGCCGGCACCCTGAATGCACGGCCCGACCCGATCAACCGTTGCGTCGGTGCTTACTGTTCACGCCCCGACATCCCGCAAGAGTTCAAATACGCCGAGCAGGCACTGAGCCGTCTGACCTCGCGCCCTGCGGCGGGGCTGTCGGTCATCAGTCAATTGCCAGAAGCCAGCATGCTGCGGATCGAGGGACGTGACGGCAAGCGCGAGATGTACAGCATGCTGCGCAATCGCGCGCACACCAACGTGGCCTTCATGCTGGGCGAGGAATACCGGCTGGAGCCTGGGCTGGACACCCTGGCCATCTACCCCGGGGTGCTCAGCAGCTACCCGAACTTCATGTTCAATATCCCGACGGGGCAGGTTGAGGCCTTTGTTGAAGCGATGGAGCAATGCAAGGATCAAGAGACCTTTGACACCATTGTCGAGCGCTGGGGGATTCGCCGTAGCCATCCACAGTTCTGGCAGTACTTTCACGATATTGGCCAGTACATCAGCGAAACCGACCCGGTAGAGGCCGGTGTGCTGGATATGAACCGCTACGAAAACCTGTAA
- the nfuA gene encoding Fe-S biogenesis protein NfuA, which translates to MSAITITDAAHDYLADLLSKQNTPGIGIRVFITQPGTQYAETCIAYCKPAEVKSEDTAIGLKSFTAWIDSFSEPFLDDAVVDYATDRMGGQLTIKAPNAKVPMVNADSPINERINYYLQTEINPGLASHGGQVSLIEVVEDGIAVLKFGGGCQGCGQADVTLREGIERTLLERVPELKGVRDVTDHSQKENAYY; encoded by the coding sequence ATGAGCGCCATAACGATTACCGACGCTGCCCACGATTACCTGGCTGATCTGCTGTCAAAGCAGAACACCCCGGGTATCGGCATCCGCGTCTTTATCACCCAACCCGGTACCCAGTACGCCGAAACCTGCATTGCTTACTGCAAGCCGGCTGAAGTCAAATCTGAAGATACCGCCATCGGCCTTAAAAGCTTCACGGCCTGGATCGATTCGTTCAGCGAACCCTTCCTTGACGATGCCGTGGTGGACTACGCCACCGATCGCATGGGTGGTCAGCTGACCATCAAGGCGCCAAACGCCAAAGTGCCGATGGTCAATGCCGACAGCCCGATCAACGAGCGCATCAACTACTACCTGCAAACCGAGATCAATCCCGGTTTGGCCAGCCACGGCGGTCAGGTCAGCCTGATTGAAGTGGTTGAAGACGGTATCGCGGTGCTCAAGTTCGGTGGCGGTTGCCAGGGCTGCGGCCAGGCGGACGTGACGTTGCGTGAAGGCATCGAGCGCACCCTGCTTGAGCGTGTGCCGGAGCTCAAGGGCGTACGTGACGTGACCGACCACTCGCAGAAAGAAAACGCCTACTACTAA
- the cobM gene encoding precorrin-4 C(11)-methyltransferase, whose product MTVYFIGAGPGDPELITVKGQRLIRSCPVIIYAGSLVPEAVLQGHQAEQVINSAQLHLEQIITLIKAADAKGQDVARVHSGDPSLYGAIGEQIRCLRELGIAFEIIPGVTATAACAAILGAELTLPDISQTVILTRYAEKTVMPAGEELASLAQHKATMAIHLGVKNLENIVAELIPHYGSDCPIAVIHRASWPDQDWVQGTLADIAIKVQAKGFRRTALILVGRVLASDSFGDSSLYRAGHAHLYRP is encoded by the coding sequence ATGACTGTTTATTTCATCGGCGCCGGACCCGGCGATCCTGAGCTGATTACCGTCAAGGGCCAGCGCCTGATTCGCAGTTGCCCGGTGATCATTTACGCGGGTTCGCTGGTCCCCGAGGCCGTGCTGCAAGGCCATCAGGCTGAGCAGGTGATCAACAGTGCGCAACTGCACCTTGAGCAGATCATCACCCTGATCAAGGCCGCCGACGCCAAAGGCCAGGACGTGGCCCGCGTACATTCCGGCGACCCCAGCTTGTACGGGGCCATTGGCGAACAGATCCGCTGCTTGCGTGAGCTGGGCATTGCCTTTGAGATCATTCCGGGAGTGACTGCCACCGCGGCCTGTGCGGCCATTCTGGGGGCCGAACTGACGTTGCCCGATATTTCGCAAACCGTGATTCTGACCCGTTACGCCGAAAAAACCGTTATGCCAGCCGGAGAAGAACTGGCCAGCCTGGCGCAGCACAAGGCGACCATGGCCATTCATCTGGGGGTCAAGAACCTTGAAAACATCGTTGCCGAACTGATCCCGCACTACGGCAGTGATTGCCCGATTGCCGTGATTCATCGCGCCAGCTGGCCTGACCAGGACTGGGTGCAAGGGACGCTTGCAGACATCGCGATCAAGGTCCAGGCCAAGGGATTCAGGCGTACGGCGCTGATCCTGGTGGGCCGGGTGCTGGCCAGTGACAGTTTTGGGGACTCGTCGCTGTACCGTGCGGGGCATGCGCATCTGTATCGGCCTTGA